In the Carcharodon carcharias isolate sCarCar2 chromosome 8, sCarCar2.pri, whole genome shotgun sequence genome, ttggtcAGGCTGGGCACATGCCTGTCtgacgagctaaaaattctggctcaCGTgattcactgtgaatgtcaggatttgaagaAGTGAGTGAGCTGTGATCTGCActaggttggtgggagaggcctaTCGTCCCTTCCTcacaggagtgatccctgtcctcTCCGCCAGCTTGGCTGACTCAGTAACGGCAATGATGTCGGCTGTCCCTCCCCTTGTCTACGATCTATCgcgcctgttgtgtgccagcttggcctgtatgtaGAAGAAAGAAAGGTTTGTGATGAGAAGGAAGGGAGCAAAGGTTGGATGAATAACCTTGAAACTAGGCTAAAGGatggatcaatagagaagcagtggcagacatttaagggatatttcagagtatttaggttaagtacattcctattataaagataaattctaaggggaggaccaatcatccgtggttaactaaagatgttaaggaaggcatcaaacttaaggaaaaagcatacaactctgcaaagatgagtggcaggacagatgataggacagaatataaagaacggcagagaacgactaaaggttaatcaggagaaagaaattggaatttgagaggaagctagctagaaatgtaaagatGGATAGCAAAAGGttttacaggtatttaaaaagggaaagagTAAGCAAAGTGGTTGTTGGTCCTCTAAAGAATGACAGTgaattaatagtagataataaggaaatggcggaagaaatgaacaaatattttgcttctgtgtgcactataaaggatacaaaaaacattccagtaataactacaaatcaggaggtgaacgggagaaaggaacttggtaaaattgaaatcactagagaaacggtactgagcaagttgatggagctgcgggctggcaagtctcagggtcccaatggactacatcctagggtcttaaaagaggtagctaatGAGGCAgttgatgtgctggtgttaatttttcaaaattcactagattctggaaagattccatcagattggaaagtagcaaatataacccctctattcaagaagggagggagccagaaaacaggaaactataggccagtcagcttgaAGTCTATCATGAGGacgttattagaatcgatcattgaggttatagctgggcacttagaagagctaaggcaatcgggaagagtcagcctggtcttgtgaaaagaaaatcatgattaaccaatttattggagttttttgaaggagtaacatgcacagtggataacaGGGAACCTATGGATccactatacttggatttccattaggcatttgataaggtgccacatcaaagattattacggaaaataaaagtgcatggtgtagtgggtagtatattggcatggataaagaTTGGCTGgtgggcagaaagcagagagtatgcataaatgagtctttttctgattggtggGATGTGTCGAGTGGAGTCCCTATTGGGGcttcaactctttacaatttacatcaatgacttagatgaggggagtgaagacatggcagctaaatttgcagataacacaaagataggtaggaaagtatgttatgaagagggcatgaggaggctgcagatggatatagataggttgagtgagtgggtaaagatctggcaaatggaatttaatgtgggaaaagaTAAAGTTGTTCACTTAGgcaagaagaacaaaaaagcagagtattacttaaatggagaacagctgcataattctgagatgcagagggatctagatattctagtacatgagtcacaaaaagtatgcaggtacagcaagtaattaaggctaatggaatgctatcctttattatgagaggaattgaacataaaagtaaggatgttatgcttcagttatacaggatattggtgagaccgcacctcgaatactgtgtgcaattttggtctccttatttaaggaaggatataaatgcattggaggcgattgatacctggaatgaatgggttgtcttatgaggaaaggttgcacagactgggtttgtttccactggagtttagaagaatgaggggtgatttgactgaagtatacaagaccctgaaCAGCCTTAACAAGGTGGatatcaaaaggatgtttcctcttgtgggtgagtccagaactagggggcactgttttaaaattaggggtcaccctcttgggacagagatgaggagaatttttttctcttggggttgtgcgactttagaattctctgcctcagaaagtggtggaggtggggttattgaatatttttaaggcagaggtagatagatgctTGTtaagcaaaggaatcaaaggttatcgggggtagatgggaatgtggaaatacgaaacacaagaagatcttattgaatggcggagcaggctcgaggggctgaatggtgtacacctgttcctatttcttatgttcttattatgtTATTACGTTCCATGtttgtggtgagccctccccagaagggccagaggatggagtgtgagcaacatgatggaTGGGATGGTGGTAATGTGAAAGCCTCATTGAGAGAACGAGAatgtgtcccctgctaatggttgcgtgagatccctgaagagagtagctgtttgagtgcatgatgccatgataagagtttgatattggagggagttgaaggatgacttaccctgatggagcagatgagatcattcatcctcttcctgcactgggtggcatttcAGGGGCAGTTGCCAGCCGTGCTGACTTGCTCCACGATGACCTCCCAACctggagaggtgaggctgttgtgcttcctgcaggcaTCTCTGGGAAAGGCACATGCCTTTGTGCCTGCAGCCTCCTGATCAATTCCTGGAGGGCCTGCTGGGTGAAgtggggtgctgccttcttcagGTTCTCAGCCTTCCTTTTCTCgctgccagacatctctggtgggctggagataGCGAGATTGtatgttggactggcctttaaatatggcgcctggaccttCGAACTCACCAGCTGACAGCGGGCGGATGAATCAGTTCCAAACCTGCCGGGTGATTCGGACCGATACATGTCTTTGCATAATTAAAGACTCTCCAAGTGCAGAATCGAGCACGAATTCCCACTATTCTGGACAGTGGGGTGAATGCTTCCGAAACcgcccaccaccacacttagtctcatttatggaaaattctgcccagtgttgcATTTGTTAAGTGGCATGGCAAAGCAATCCATGGTAATTGGTACATGTTTGCTACATTTTGAGGCACAGTAACAATTATTCAGGGAGATGTCTTGGCTCAACAGGTaacatcactgtcactgagcCAGAAATTCTGGGACTTGTTGGGCTTGAAAGAAATGTGCATGATGCGGCCAAACAAGTTGACAATCAACCTGCTAATCCTTCTAAGAATCCCATGGTGGACAGTAAGAGCTGAAGAGGTTCCTGGTCAGCTTTATGTGGAGTGATACCCCTGCAGCTATAACCACTTGCCTCTCTAATAGggagagatgcctatggtcccTTTTGGGCTATGGTCAATAAAGAAAGGAAGAAACAGTTAGTCAATGTGGTTTGTAGATAGATTAATAGGcaacattattttttaaaaattcattcatgggatgtaggtgccgctggctaggccagcatatcttgcccatctctaattgcccttgttcagagggcatttaagagtcaaccacattgcctagctgtggatctggagtcacacataggccaggccaggtaaggatggcagatttccttccctaaaggacgttggtgaaccagatgagtttttacagcagtcggcaatgttttcatggtcatcattagacttttttttattgaattcaaatttcaatatctgccatggtgggatttgaacctgggtccccattaccctggatctctggattaccagcccagtgacaataccactacgctccTCAATATGCATTGCTATAGACATCAAATTGATGCACGTAAATATTTATGCCAGTTTGGGCCTTAAATTTTGAATGCAGCTAGTTACTCATTTTAATCACTCTTGATCCTTATGAGACATCATGTTCTTTTAAAAATGCATGATACAATAATACATTGCCTTAAAATATATCACATCGCTTGAATTTGTTACAATAAAAATACTTTCCCTTCTGGGACAAGGAGCTGGATCACACagccacacccctccctcccatgGGCATGTTTTTGGTGGGGGGGCACATATAATATGAGGGGTGGgaagcccaccaccttcctgccaacCCCTGAACTGAGCCTCATAACATGGTAGGTGGGTGTTTTTTCAGTCCATTGTGGAGTTtcacttggagctggtgtacttcGTCATTGTCTTTGTCCCTTCCGACATGGCGTGCTTGGCCAGTTCActaggcagcagcaggcgcacaAAGATCTGGATCTCCTGGGAGCTGATGATGCTGCGCTTTATGTAATGGGCCAGGCGAGAAGCCTCACCCGCAATGCGCTCAAAAATATCGTTCACAAACAAGTTCATGATGCTCATAGCCTTGGAGAAGATGCCGGTGTCAaggtgaacctgcttcatcattttgtagatgtagatggagtAACTCTCCTTGGCTCCCTTCTTGGGAGCTGGTTTCTTCTCAACAACCATCTTCAGTTTCTGGGTGCCCAGATCAGCAGCTTGCCCGTCATATGTAAATAATTAATTAAGGGTCAACTGAACTTCTTAACAAGCCAGTTGACCTGGATAATACACTGGCCTTGCCATAATATAGTTGGAGAAAGGGGCAAGTGGGCGGGAGTGGGCGAGCCAGAAAAAGTCCTAAAAACCGTGTCACCTAGTGAGCAACACAGCAAGAAGCTGGAGATGCTCAAGTGAGTGGACttaaggaacaaaaacaaaattactggaaatgctcagcaggtctgccagcatctgtggagaggaatacagttaacatttcgaatctgcatgactcttcatcagaactaaggaaatagagaaatgaggtgaaatataacgtggtagagggggtgggacaggtagatctggatagagggccagtgataggtcgaagcaaagaagagattgccaaagatgtcatagacataaggacaaaggggtgttgacggtagtgatattatctaaggaatgtgctcatggggacattaagagtagcaagcaggacaaacaagtgacagatggccctggtagggctgtggagggggcaagggatcgaaatgggctaaaagatggagataaaacaatagatcgaaataaatttaaaaataggtgggaaaggaaaaacatatgtttttttaaattataaattattggaaaagggaggatcggaaagggggcggggatggaggagagagttcatgatctgaagttgttgaactcaatattaagtccggaaggctgtaaagtgactagtcggaagatgaggtgctgttcctccagtttgcgctgagcttcactggaatattgcagcaggccaaggatggacatgtgggcatgagagcagggtggtgtgttgaaatggcaagcgacagggagatctgggtcatgcttgtggacagactgaaagtgttctgcaaagcggtcacccagtctgtgtttggtctctccaacatagaggagactgcattgggagcagcaaatgcagtagactaaattgagggaagtgcaagtgaaatgctgctttacttgaaaggagtatttggaaccttggacggtgaggagaggggaagtaaaggggcaggtgttgcacctgcctccaatattctccctccacctcgacccctccctctggattcttacctgttCTTGATCTTTATATTGAGAAATGTTGGCGTGACATCAATCGTCTCAATTTCcctctcctctcacccactctaacctgtcactCTCTGAACTcactgcattccgttctctcaggtacAACCCttactttgtcatcaaacctgctgacaagggtggtgcttttgttgtctgctgcactgacctctacctcacagaggctgagcgccaactctcagacactttctcctacctccACTGAacaccaccactgaacatcaagccattgtttctaggactgtcactaacctcatcttctctggagatcttccctccacagcttccaacctgatagtctcccaaccttggacggcccgcttctacctcctacccaaaatccacaaacaggactgtcccggcagaccaatcgtgtcagcatGTTCCTGCCACACGGAACTaaattcttgctatcttgactccattctctctccccttatccagtctcttcccaactacatccatgattcctctcacGTCCTGCagcatatcaacaatttccagttccctggccccaaccaccgcCTCTTCAATATGGacattcaatccctctacacctccatcccccaccaggatggtctgagggctctccacttcttcctcgaacagaggcccgaacaattcccatccaccgctactctcctccatctggctgaacttgttgtcTCACCGAACAATTGCTcattaaactcatctcacttcctccaaataaaaggtgtggctatgggtacctgcatgggccccagttatgcctgtctttttatggggtatgtggaacattccttgttccagccctactcaggctccctcccacaactctttctccagtacatcaatgactgctttggtgccgcttcatgctctcgtctgggcctggcaaaatttattaattttgcttccaattttcacccctccatcattttcacgtggtccatcattgacacttccctcccttccttgacctctctgtctcaatttctggtgatagaatgtccacaaatatccattacaagcctaccaactcccacagctacctcgactacagctcctcacaccttgcttcctgtaaggactccatcccattctctcagttacttcgcctccatcgcatctgttctgatgatgccactttccaaaacagttcctctgacatgtctttcttcttcactaaccaaggttttccacccacggtggttgacagggccctcaaccatgtccggcccatctcccacgcattcgccctcacaccttcctctccctcccagaaccatgatagggtcccccttgtcctcacttatcacccaccagcctcttcattcaaaggatcatcctctgccatttctgccaactccagcatgatgccaccaccaaacacatcttcccttcatcacccCCTGCCGACATTCTGCAGGGATacttccctccaggacaccctggtccattcctctatcaccccctacacttcaaccccctcccacggcaccttgccATGCAACTgcaggaggtgcaacacctgcccctttacttcccccctcctcattatccaaggacccaaacactcctttcaagtgaagcagcacttggcttgcacttccctcaatttagtctactgcattcactgctccgaatgtggtttcctctacattggagagaccaaacggagACTGGGTGACCGatttgcagaacactttcggtctgtctgcaagcataacccagacctccctgtcgtttgccatttcaacacaccaccctgctctcatgcccacatgtccatccttggcctgctgcaattttccagtgaagctcagcgcaaactggaggaacagcaccacatattccgactaggcattttacagccttctggactgaatattgagttcaacaacttcagatcatgaactctatcctccatccccaccccctttccgatccccctttttccaataatttataattttaaaaaaaatgttcttttcccacctatttttaagtttatttcgatctattgttttatctccaccttttagcccattttgatcccttccacccaccccacccgggccatctgtcacttgcttgtcctgcttgctactcttaatgtccccatgagcacattccttagataatatcaccaccgtcaacacccctttttccttatgtctatgacatctttggcaatctcttctttgcctccacctatcactggccctctatccagctctacctgtcccaccccctctaccagcttaaatttaacctcatttctctatttcctttgttctgatgaagagttatacggattcgaaacgttaactgtattcctctccgcagatgctgtcagacctgctgagcttttccagctatttttgtttttgtttcagatttctagcatccgcagtattttgcttttatcttagtggacTTAAGGAGTTGCCTTGCATAACTCCATCCTGACTATCGACCTCTCTGCATTTATTTGTACCACAACTTCACCTAATATGTAAACTTTGTTGATGATCTTTTTAAAATATGTCTGCATTGATTTAGAAACAATAGATGGTTCTGCTGCAATGACATCAACTTTTTATTTGAAAACTCCTTTATACATAATTGTAACACGTTCACAGAATTCTGAGGAAGAATTCTATCCTACCTAGAAAACTATTGGGAGGCATGTACAATAGTTTGAAATGCTGGGACAGGGAGTTAAACTGCATGATTTAAGCTGATGTTGAGTTGATCTTGCAGTATTTACATGAAAATTAGCTGTTTAAATTGAGTCTTAGATTTTAATCTGTCTTGTCATTAATAGTGTTCTTCTGAACCTGCATATTGTGAGGCTGCTAAATCCTATTTTTCAGGAACAAGTATCTCTGTCAGATTAAACAATTCATACCTTCACTAAAGCAGCGCGCTGCACAGTATTCCTTGCACACCAGACTCTGCCAAGAACACTTGCATATATAATATGTATGTATGTAGTTTACTCTTGCGGTACTATTTGGGACTGAGAGTCTACAAGCACCCAATATAGCTTTCAACATGACATTCAGCTATTTCAGGACAATGCATAGCATGTGCTGATCACTCATTATTTTCTTACTGTTTGAGGAAAGGCTGTAGAAACTTGTGCTTTTCAGCTTTGAAGAGGAGACTGATGAGTCATCTCATAGCAGTGAAAGATTGCAGAAGAATAATTCAGCACATTAACCTAATTGTGAGTTTGGGACATTAGGCACAAATTCAAACTGCTGAAAGGCACATTTAGGATTCAGGAAGTTGTTTTATTTTTTAGTTCAGTAGATTTATTTATAATGGCAAGTATAATTAAATAATTTCTGGCTCCAAACTGAATCAGAAACACAGTAAACCTTTGACAAAGGCAATGCCTGAACCATCGTGTAATGGACCAAAAATATTCTCTCAAAGTTAGATATCAGTGTTATTGCTGCAAAGAGTAATCAACACATTTAATTAATTGCTGATTAAAGTAATGGAGCCAAAACCTCTGGAATCGTTTAAGAAACAATTAGACAGtacaggaggatagtgataggccTACAGGGTCTTCAGGAAAATAGTATATCTTCTGTTTGGGCACATTTTGCAGCTGTATTTTACAGATGCACCATTTTGAGAGCATTTTCCCAAAGTCCGAACAAGATTAGAATAAGTTATTTCATTTAGCACTCAGTAGCTGTTTATTTAAGCATATTCTTCTTCCCCACGTCAGTCAACAGTCTAAGAATCCAAAGTGGTCGCTTGACTCAGACAGCTGTGCATGCCTGTCCACTACCTGGTAGGGTTCTTCAGTCTTTTTGAGAGGTGATTTGTCTTTTGTGGTAAGCGAGGAACTCGCTATTAAGGAAGCAGCAAGGGAAAGCCCCATGCTTACTTCTTCTCCATTGTTTACTGGTGCCCTATGTTATGCTTCTGCTTCATGTCTTGTTTCTGCCCCAAAACTTAACTTCTCTGTGGCTGAATGGATTAGAGTTACTGTGAATCCTGGATTGGCAACTTTTGAGTATTGTAAAAGATCCCCAAGTCATCAACTTCCCATCTTCACTCTTATGGGCATGGGTCTTATTCATTCCCTTCATCTTTCACAACAAAGTTGAAGCTTATTGAGGGAAACGCAAAAATGTTAAGAGATATTGACTTAAcaactccaacaactcattgacaccaacacccatccaggaccctccacccctgcccgttcatctgtccccatcccatcttcttatcccagccccggctgtgtTTTCatcataccctctgaccttcccctccctgatgctgaacgttcagtgctcagcaaaggagtCAGTTTCGTACCCTttcgccctcacctcaatgaatttcgggctcggcatgatgctgaactcttcttccgccgccttcaccTCCATGCTCACTCCTTTGGGCAGGAGACTTCAACGGAtacttttacccacctccaatattctccctctacctggaaGCCTCCCTCTGAATTTtcacctgctcttgatcttttcattgagaactgttggcatgacatcagatgtctcaatttctctgctcctctcacccactctaacctgtctctttctgaacttgctgcattccattctctcaggtacaaccctgactttgtcatcaaacccactgacaagggttgtgctgttgtctggcgcactgacctctacctcgcagaggctgagtgtcaactcgcagacacttcctcctacctccccctggaccatgaccccaccactgaacatcaagccactgtttccaggactgtcactgacctcatctcctctggagatcttccctccacagcttccaacctcatagtctcccaacctcggacagcccgcttctacctcctacccaaaatccacaaacagaactgtcccggcagaccaattgtgtcagcctgttcctgccacatggaactcatttcttactatcttgactccattctctctccccttgtccagtctcttcccacctacatccacgattcctctcacgccctgcagcatatcaacaatttccagttccctggtcccaactgccttctcttcaccatggatgtccaatccctctacacttccatccccgcactgggatggtctgagggctctctgcttcttcctcgaagagaggcccgaacaatccccatccaccactactctcctctgtctggctgaacttgttctctcactgaacaatttcttcttaaactcatctcacttcctccaagtaaaaggtgtagctatgggtacccacatgggccccagttatgcctgtctttttatggagtatgtagaacattccttgttccagtcccactcaggcccccttccacaactctttctccagtacatcaatgactgctttggtgccacttcatgctcgtctggtcctggaaaaatttattaattttgcttccaattttcacccctccatcattttcacgtggtccatcactgacacttcccttcccttccttgacctctcagtctcaatttctgttgatacactgtccaccaatatccattacaagcctaccgactcccacagctatctcgactacaactcctcacaccctgcttcctgtaaggactccagcccattctctcagttcctttgcctctatcaaatctgttctgatgatgccactttccaaaacagttcccctgacatgtcttCCGTC is a window encoding:
- the LOC121281459 gene encoding histone H2B 7-like; protein product: MVVEKKPAPKKGAKESYSIYIYKMMKQVHLDTGIFSKAMSIMNLFVNDIFERIAGEASRLAHYIKRSIISSQEIQIFVRLLLPSELAKHAMSEGTKTMTKYTSSK